From one Perca fluviatilis chromosome 10, GENO_Pfluv_1.0, whole genome shotgun sequence genomic stretch:
- the asb5a gene encoding ankyrin repeat and SOCS box protein 5 isoform X1 encodes MSDPTEELTNKSFAARLSNVYLSILALFCFKLLIKISLNLLTYFYIIRGNRKEAARISAEFYEYGQHRSWADRSPLHDAASQGRLLALKSLISQGHSVNVRTIDHVTPLHEACDGDHVACARALIDAGANVNAFTIDGVTPLFNACTVGSVACTEILLENGAKPQSLVYHPSPIHEATCKGHYGCVEALVTWGADVDMDIPHLGTALYTACVCQELECARKLLREGQLAAQCGSLHLHTDGHTSCANVQKGKSMDSPLHAAAEKDCTALVKLLLDFGADINARNRELQRPVDVAPPSSLTEGFLLIYEATPRLLSQLCRQCIRNCVDRDRLHLLSHLPLPIRLRNYLQYQ; translated from the exons ATGTCAGACCCAACAGAGGAACTCACCAACAAGTCCTTTGCGGCCCGGTTGTCCAATGTTTACCTCAGCATCTTGGCACTGTTCTGCTTTAAGCTCCTTATTAAGATTTCTCTTAACTTGCTGACATACTTCTACATTATCCGTGGAAACCGTAAAGAGGCTGCCAGGATATCAGCAGAGTTCTATGAATATGGTCAACACA GGTCCTGGGCGGACCGCTCACCCCTCCACGATGCTGCGAGTCAGGGCCGCCTCTTGGCTCTGAAGAGCCTCATTTCACAG GGTCACAGTGTGAATGTTCGGACTATAGACCATGTGACACCCCTTCATGAGGCCTGTGATGGAGACCATGTCGCTTGTGCCAGAGCTCTCATTGATGCAGGAGCAAAT GTCAATGCTTTTACAATTGATGGAGTCACCCCTCTGTTCAACGCCTGTACAGTGGGGAGTGTGGCATGCACAGaaattcttttggaaaatggaGCAAAACCCCAAAGCCTTGTATACCATCCATCACCAATCCATGAAGCTACATGCAAAG GTCATTACGGTTGTGTGGAGGCTCTGGTGACTTGGGGGGCAGATGTGGACATGGACATTCCTCACCTGGGCACAGCGCTCTATACAGCCTGCGTCTGCCAAGAGCTAGAGTGTGCCAGGAAACTCCTGAGGGAAGGTCAGCTCGCAGCACAGTGTGGATCTTTACATCTCCATACAGACGGGCACACATCCT GTGCAAATGTACAGAAAGGCAAATCCATGGATTCACCCTTACATGCAGCTGCAGAAAAAGACTGCACAGCTTTAGTGAAGCTGTTGCTGGACTTTGGTGCGGACATTAATGCCAGGAACCGAGAGCTTCAGAGGCCTGTAGATGTGGCTCCACCCAGCAGTCTAACAGAGGGTTTCCTACTGATATATGAAG CTACACCACGACTGCTGAGTCAGCTGTGTCGTCAGTGCATCAGGAACTGCGTCGACCGTGACAGACTCCATCTTCTTTCCCACCTGCCCCTGCCCATCAGGCTAAGGAACTACCTGCAGTACCAATAA
- the spata4 gene encoding spermatogenesis-associated protein 4 isoform X2: MSYAQSPKKTGLPREVVKWLLSLDLSFYPKNVRRELSNGYLVAEILSRYYPQDFPVHSYDKGISLSAKQRNWSQIERSLQKQNLYLMKEVIDGSIHCKPRAAELLVQEVYTILTNRSIRDVQGPESDFTDQEYQELLPTLARSTASKAIKNNLRITEIMAEPNISTNQRKAEVILRRHLEHKAAERVSNPGRFKVKPKLGRPGAKNLVTSSRGDDTTSKFCSSSTWSGAAVSFKEIKVCLDQ, encoded by the exons ATGTCTTATGCACAGTCTCCCAAAAAGACGGGACTACCAAGAGAAGTCGTGAAATGGCTGCTAAGCCTCGACTTGTCATTTTATCCGAAGAATGTTCGCAG AGAACTTTCCAATGGTTAtcttgtggcagagatattgtcTCGTTATTACCCCCAAGACTTTCCAGTGCATTCATATGACAAAGGAATATCACTTTCTGCCAAACAGAGGAACTGGAGCCAGATAGAGAGg TCTTTACAGAAGCAGAATTTGTACTTGATGAAAGAGGTCATTGATGGATCCATCCACTGTAAACCAAGAGCAGCTGAACTGTTGGTGCAGGAGGTTTATACTATTTTAACTAACAGGAG CATCAGAGATGTTCAGGGCCCAGAGTCAGACTTCACTGACCAGGAGTACCAGGAGCTTCTACCCACACTGGCCCGCTCCACGGCCTCCAAGGCCATCAAGAACAACCTGAGGATAACGGAGATCATGGCTGAGCCCAATATCAGCACAAACCAGAGGAAGGCAGAAGTCATCCTAAGAAGGCACTTGGAGCACAAGGCCGCAGAGAGGGTCTCTAACCCTG GACGTTTTAAAGTGAAGCCTAAGCTGGGACGGCCGGGAGCCAAAAATCTTGTGACATCCAGCCGCGGCGATGACACTACATCAA AGTTCTGCTCCTCGTCAACATGGAGCGGTGCTGCTGTTTCCTTTAAGGAAATAAAG GTCTGTTTGGACCAGTAG
- the asb5a gene encoding ankyrin repeat and SOCS box protein 5 isoform X3, translated as MSDPTEELTNKSFAARLSNVYLSILALFCFKLLIKISLNLLTYFYIIRGNRKEAARISAEFYEYGQHRSWADRSPLHDAASQGRLLALKSLISQVNAFTIDGVTPLFNACTVGSVACTEILLENGAKPQSLVYHPSPIHEATCKGHYGCVEALVTWGADVDMDIPHLGTALYTACVCQELECARKLLREGQLAAQCGSLHLHTDGHTSCANVQKGKSMDSPLHAAAEKDCTALVKLLLDFGADINARNRELQRPVDVAPPSSLTEGFLLIYEATPRLLSQLCRQCIRNCVDRDRLHLLSHLPLPIRLRNYLQYQ; from the exons ATGTCAGACCCAACAGAGGAACTCACCAACAAGTCCTTTGCGGCCCGGTTGTCCAATGTTTACCTCAGCATCTTGGCACTGTTCTGCTTTAAGCTCCTTATTAAGATTTCTCTTAACTTGCTGACATACTTCTACATTATCCGTGGAAACCGTAAAGAGGCTGCCAGGATATCAGCAGAGTTCTATGAATATGGTCAACACA GGTCCTGGGCGGACCGCTCACCCCTCCACGATGCTGCGAGTCAGGGCCGCCTCTTGGCTCTGAAGAGCCTCATTTCACAG GTCAATGCTTTTACAATTGATGGAGTCACCCCTCTGTTCAACGCCTGTACAGTGGGGAGTGTGGCATGCACAGaaattcttttggaaaatggaGCAAAACCCCAAAGCCTTGTATACCATCCATCACCAATCCATGAAGCTACATGCAAAG GTCATTACGGTTGTGTGGAGGCTCTGGTGACTTGGGGGGCAGATGTGGACATGGACATTCCTCACCTGGGCACAGCGCTCTATACAGCCTGCGTCTGCCAAGAGCTAGAGTGTGCCAGGAAACTCCTGAGGGAAGGTCAGCTCGCAGCACAGTGTGGATCTTTACATCTCCATACAGACGGGCACACATCCT GTGCAAATGTACAGAAAGGCAAATCCATGGATTCACCCTTACATGCAGCTGCAGAAAAAGACTGCACAGCTTTAGTGAAGCTGTTGCTGGACTTTGGTGCGGACATTAATGCCAGGAACCGAGAGCTTCAGAGGCCTGTAGATGTGGCTCCACCCAGCAGTCTAACAGAGGGTTTCCTACTGATATATGAAG CTACACCACGACTGCTGAGTCAGCTGTGTCGTCAGTGCATCAGGAACTGCGTCGACCGTGACAGACTCCATCTTCTTTCCCACCTGCCCCTGCCCATCAGGCTAAGGAACTACCTGCAGTACCAATAA
- the asb5a gene encoding ankyrin repeat and SOCS box protein 5 isoform X2, producing MSDPTEELTNKSFAARLSNVYLSILALFCFKLLIKISLNLLTYFYIIRGNRKEAARISAEFYEYGQHRSWADRSPLHDAASQGRLLALKSLISQGHSVNVRTIDHVTPLHEACDGDHVACARALIDAGANVNAFTIDGVTPLFNACTVGSVACTEILLENGAKPQSLVYHPSPIHEATCKGHYGCVEALVTWGADVDMDIPHLGTALYTACVCQELECARKLLREGANVQKGKSMDSPLHAAAEKDCTALVKLLLDFGADINARNRELQRPVDVAPPSSLTEGFLLIYEATPRLLSQLCRQCIRNCVDRDRLHLLSHLPLPIRLRNYLQYQ from the exons ATGTCAGACCCAACAGAGGAACTCACCAACAAGTCCTTTGCGGCCCGGTTGTCCAATGTTTACCTCAGCATCTTGGCACTGTTCTGCTTTAAGCTCCTTATTAAGATTTCTCTTAACTTGCTGACATACTTCTACATTATCCGTGGAAACCGTAAAGAGGCTGCCAGGATATCAGCAGAGTTCTATGAATATGGTCAACACA GGTCCTGGGCGGACCGCTCACCCCTCCACGATGCTGCGAGTCAGGGCCGCCTCTTGGCTCTGAAGAGCCTCATTTCACAG GGTCACAGTGTGAATGTTCGGACTATAGACCATGTGACACCCCTTCATGAGGCCTGTGATGGAGACCATGTCGCTTGTGCCAGAGCTCTCATTGATGCAGGAGCAAAT GTCAATGCTTTTACAATTGATGGAGTCACCCCTCTGTTCAACGCCTGTACAGTGGGGAGTGTGGCATGCACAGaaattcttttggaaaatggaGCAAAACCCCAAAGCCTTGTATACCATCCATCACCAATCCATGAAGCTACATGCAAAG GTCATTACGGTTGTGTGGAGGCTCTGGTGACTTGGGGGGCAGATGTGGACATGGACATTCCTCACCTGGGCACAGCGCTCTATACAGCCTGCGTCTGCCAAGAGCTAGAGTGTGCCAGGAAACTCCTGAGGGAAG GTGCAAATGTACAGAAAGGCAAATCCATGGATTCACCCTTACATGCAGCTGCAGAAAAAGACTGCACAGCTTTAGTGAAGCTGTTGCTGGACTTTGGTGCGGACATTAATGCCAGGAACCGAGAGCTTCAGAGGCCTGTAGATGTGGCTCCACCCAGCAGTCTAACAGAGGGTTTCCTACTGATATATGAAG CTACACCACGACTGCTGAGTCAGCTGTGTCGTCAGTGCATCAGGAACTGCGTCGACCGTGACAGACTCCATCTTCTTTCCCACCTGCCCCTGCCCATCAGGCTAAGGAACTACCTGCAGTACCAATAA
- the spata4 gene encoding spermatogenesis-associated protein 4 isoform X1, which translates to MSYAQSPKKTGLPREVVKWLLSLDLSFYPKNVRRELSNGYLVAEILSRYYPQDFPVHSYDKGISLSAKQRNWSQIERSLQKQNLYLMKEVIDGSIHCKPRAAELLVQEVYTILTNRSIRDVQGPESDFTDQEYQELLPTLARSTASKAIKNNLRITEIMAEPNISTNQRKAEVILRRHLEHKAAERVSNPGRFKVKPKLGRPGAKNLVTSSRGDDTTSKFCSSSTWSGAAVSFKEIKVHQPARRSLVHY; encoded by the exons ATGTCTTATGCACAGTCTCCCAAAAAGACGGGACTACCAAGAGAAGTCGTGAAATGGCTGCTAAGCCTCGACTTGTCATTTTATCCGAAGAATGTTCGCAG AGAACTTTCCAATGGTTAtcttgtggcagagatattgtcTCGTTATTACCCCCAAGACTTTCCAGTGCATTCATATGACAAAGGAATATCACTTTCTGCCAAACAGAGGAACTGGAGCCAGATAGAGAGg TCTTTACAGAAGCAGAATTTGTACTTGATGAAAGAGGTCATTGATGGATCCATCCACTGTAAACCAAGAGCAGCTGAACTGTTGGTGCAGGAGGTTTATACTATTTTAACTAACAGGAG CATCAGAGATGTTCAGGGCCCAGAGTCAGACTTCACTGACCAGGAGTACCAGGAGCTTCTACCCACACTGGCCCGCTCCACGGCCTCCAAGGCCATCAAGAACAACCTGAGGATAACGGAGATCATGGCTGAGCCCAATATCAGCACAAACCAGAGGAAGGCAGAAGTCATCCTAAGAAGGCACTTGGAGCACAAGGCCGCAGAGAGGGTCTCTAACCCTG GACGTTTTAAAGTGAAGCCTAAGCTGGGACGGCCGGGAGCCAAAAATCTTGTGACATCCAGCCGCGGCGATGACACTACATCAA AGTTCTGCTCCTCGTCAACATGGAGCGGTGCTGCTGTTTCCTTTAAGGAAATAAAGGTGCACCAGCCTGCCAGGCGCTCCCTGGTTCACTATTAA